One part of the Anaeromyxobacter sp. Fw109-5 genome encodes these proteins:
- a CDS encoding putative metallopeptidase has translation MTLAVKRLVRDVAARVPELAHVRSSRVLVVAGEARRASRATIRPAHFKRPRAPGTGGRQKPLIRVRGRKILYVITLRPLWFRASTPEQRIGTILHELYHASNRFDGTLHRGRRHSRLPRARYNRKIRRLLERYLAVAPPEIVAPFSASGIVRARMWLERPGGSFPEEGFTGRRLYTERQLFCGLVRMVTPRRRKTRRAAG, from the coding sequence GTGACGCTCGCGGTGAAGCGGCTCGTGCGCGACGTCGCGGCGCGGGTCCCCGAGCTGGCGCACGTGCGCAGCTCCCGCGTCCTCGTGGTCGCCGGCGAGGCGCGGCGGGCCTCGCGGGCCACCATCCGCCCGGCGCACTTCAAGCGGCCGCGCGCGCCAGGGACGGGGGGGCGGCAGAAGCCGCTCATCCGCGTGAGGGGGAGGAAGATCCTCTACGTCATCACCCTGCGGCCGCTCTGGTTCCGCGCGTCGACGCCCGAGCAGCGGATCGGCACGATCCTGCACGAGCTCTACCACGCCTCGAACCGCTTCGACGGAACCCTGCACCGCGGCCGCCGCCACTCGCGGCTCCCGCGCGCCCGCTACAACCGCAAGATCCGCCGGCTCCTCGAGCGCTACCTGGCGGTGGCGCCCCCGGAGATCGTGGCGCCGTTCTCCGCGAGCGGGATCGTGCGCGCGCGGATGTGGCTCGAGCGCCCGGGAGGCTCGTTCCCGGAGGAGGGCTTCACCGGGCGGCGGCTGTACACGGAGCGGCAGCTCTTCTGCGGGCTCGTGCGGATGGTGACGCCGCGGAGGCGCAAGACGCGCCGCGCGGCGGGGTGA
- a CDS encoding FumA C-terminus/TtdB family hydratase beta subunit, translated as MPTSLTLPIDEETVRSLHVGDEVRFSGRLITARAAAHRALLRELDPAVKRLVEGSFVYHCGPVVAQDPVTRAWRFVAAGPGTSMREEPYEAELIARYGVRGVVGKGGMGPATLAALAARGAVYLHAVGALAVGLARRVVHVHGVHGLDDLGVREAIWDIEVKDFPAIVTMDAHGESLHATLAREAEAARALLGRTTV; from the coding sequence ATGCCCACCTCGCTCACCCTGCCGATCGACGAGGAGACCGTGCGGTCGCTCCACGTCGGCGACGAGGTGCGTTTCAGCGGACGGCTGATCACCGCCCGCGCGGCGGCGCACCGCGCCCTCCTGCGGGAGCTCGATCCCGCGGTGAAGCGGCTCGTGGAGGGCAGCTTCGTCTACCACTGCGGGCCGGTCGTCGCGCAGGATCCCGTCACCCGGGCCTGGCGCTTCGTCGCCGCCGGGCCCGGGACGTCGATGCGAGAGGAGCCGTACGAGGCGGAGCTCATCGCCCGCTACGGCGTGCGCGGCGTCGTGGGCAAGGGCGGGATGGGCCCCGCCACGCTGGCGGCGCTGGCTGCCCGGGGCGCGGTCTACCTGCACGCGGTCGGCGCGCTCGCCGTGGGGCTCGCGCGGCGCGTCGTCCACGTGCACGGCGTGCACGGGCTCGACGACCTCGGGGTGCGCGAGGCGATCTGGGACATCGAGGTGAAGGACTTCCCGGCGATCGTCACGATGGACGCGCACGGGGAGAGCCTCCACGCCACGCTCGCGCGCGAGGCCGAGGCCGCGCGCGCGCTGCTCGGGCGCACCACCGTCTGA
- a CDS encoding RluA family pseudouridine synthase, with translation MRREIRLPLTASGRLDRALADALGLGRASVKRAFLLGEVRVRGRRARASDPAEPGALVELDVEEPAGAPEPEPEAPLAVLVETPRLVVVDKPAGVAVHPLAPGEGGTLANAVVARFPECAGASPEPREGGAVQRLDLETSGCVTFARDPEAWQELHARLSAREVEKIYLALVAGRMATVGVSSVPLAQRGGRAIPVPDPETEERLRAKGLRPRPAETHWDVARRFETHTLLRVRIVTGVMHQIRAHLAHLGHPVAGDALYGGDAAALPGLRRQFLHATRLALEGPDGERVEAESPLPPELEAVLARLGAGR, from the coding sequence ATGCGACGGGAGATTCGGCTGCCGCTCACCGCCTCGGGGCGGCTCGATCGGGCGCTCGCGGACGCGCTCGGACTGGGGCGCGCCTCGGTGAAGCGCGCCTTCCTGCTCGGCGAGGTGCGCGTGCGCGGACGCCGCGCGCGGGCGAGCGACCCGGCGGAGCCGGGCGCCCTCGTGGAGCTCGACGTGGAGGAGCCGGCCGGAGCGCCGGAGCCGGAGCCGGAGGCGCCCCTCGCGGTGCTCGTCGAGACGCCGCGCCTCGTCGTGGTGGACAAGCCGGCCGGCGTCGCGGTCCACCCGCTGGCGCCGGGGGAGGGCGGCACGCTCGCGAACGCGGTCGTCGCGCGCTTCCCGGAGTGCGCGGGCGCCTCCCCCGAGCCCCGCGAGGGCGGGGCGGTCCAGCGGCTCGATCTCGAGACGAGCGGCTGCGTGACGTTCGCGCGCGACCCGGAGGCCTGGCAGGAGCTCCACGCCCGGCTCTCGGCGCGCGAGGTGGAGAAGATCTACCTGGCGCTCGTGGCGGGTCGGATGGCCACGGTCGGCGTCTCCTCGGTGCCGCTGGCGCAGCGTGGAGGGAGGGCGATCCCGGTGCCCGATCCCGAGACGGAGGAGCGGCTCCGCGCGAAGGGGCTCCGCCCGCGGCCCGCGGAGACGCACTGGGACGTCGCGAGGCGCTTCGAGACCCACACGCTCCTGCGCGTCCGCATCGTCACGGGCGTCATGCACCAGATCCGGGCGCACCTCGCGCACCTCGGCCACCCCGTGGCCGGCGACGCGCTCTACGGCGGCGACGCGGCGGCGCTCCCCGGCCTGCGGCGTCAGTTCCTCCACGCCACGCGGCTCGCCCTCGAGGGACCGGACGGCGAGCGCGTCGAGGCGGAGAGCCCGCTGCCGCCCGAGCTCGAGGCCGTGCTGGCGCGGCTGGGCGCGGGCAGGTAG
- a CDS encoding biopolymer transporter ExbD gives MALGTKKPASDINVTPLIDVVLVLLIIFMVLTPLAEKQKFMRVPDYQPEMQPVPPDSVPPDQTILTALRNGNVLLNKQELSVADAMQRLGPAYEGRPSKVLFFNAEDNVKYDQVVYVLDQAHGAGVNTIGMMTDPPLTAQAAPAEAAPQ, from the coding sequence ATGGCGCTCGGGACCAAGAAGCCCGCCTCGGACATCAACGTCACGCCGCTCATCGACGTGGTGCTGGTGCTGCTCATCATCTTCATGGTGCTGACGCCGCTCGCCGAGAAGCAGAAGTTCATGCGCGTCCCGGACTACCAGCCCGAGATGCAGCCGGTCCCGCCGGACTCGGTGCCGCCGGATCAGACGATCCTGACGGCGCTGCGCAACGGGAACGTGCTCCTGAACAAGCAGGAGCTGAGCGTCGCGGACGCGATGCAGCGGCTCGGCCCTGCGTACGAGGGCCGCCCCTCCAAGGTGCTGTTCTTCAACGCCGAGGACAACGTCAAGTACGACCAGGTGGTGTACGTGCTCGACCAGGCGCACGGAGCGGGCGTGAACACGATCGGGATGATGACCGATCCGCCCCTCACCGCGCAGGCCGCACCGGCGGAGGCGGCCCCGCAGTAG
- a CDS encoding biopolymer transporter ExbD, whose translation MSMDVGSKSVKSDINVTPLVDVVLVLLIIFMVITPMLQRGKPVQLPDAKHVSALKGGGDPVLLSITADGKAWIDKAEVPLDQLSTELTVAMQMSPGSPVMIKGDKSLDYKKVREIILEVSKTHLLGVSLAASEIKEK comes from the coding sequence ATGTCGATGGATGTCGGCAGCAAGTCGGTGAAGAGCGACATCAACGTGACGCCGCTCGTCGACGTCGTGCTGGTGCTCCTCATCATCTTCATGGTCATCACCCCGATGCTGCAGCGCGGAAAGCCGGTCCAGCTCCCCGACGCCAAGCACGTCTCCGCGCTGAAGGGCGGCGGCGATCCGGTCCTCCTCTCCATCACCGCCGACGGGAAGGCCTGGATCGACAAGGCGGAGGTCCCGCTCGATCAGCTCTCCACCGAGCTCACCGTGGCGATGCAGATGTCGCCGGGCTCTCCGGTGATGATCAAGGGCGACAAGAGCCTCGACTACAAGAAGGTCCGCGAGATCATCCTCGAGGTCTCGAAGACGCACCTGCTCGGCGTGAGCCTCGCCGCCAGCGAGATCAAGGAGAAGTAG
- a CDS encoding MotA/TolQ/ExbB proton channel family protein, with protein MFQPLDAVHNLALAQAHGAGAAPGTFDLVNMIKSIEGFGIVVAVILGIMSIYSLGVMAERLVTYSRANKASRQYAASLRDLLPGGKFGDAVELSRKLKRGHLPKVLGLAIEEYSRGVEALHTRGPKDVGDFDVIAAVNRAVERSSLRTVNDLRRGLGSLATIGSTAPFVGLLGTVWGIIKAFQNMAATGSGGLGTVSGAIAEALINTAFGLLVAIPAVMMFNYLTNRVEDMQVDITDSATELVDFFMKEGRGEAR; from the coding sequence ATGTTCCAGCCGCTCGATGCCGTCCACAATCTCGCCCTCGCGCAGGCGCACGGCGCCGGCGCCGCCCCGGGCACCTTCGATCTGGTCAACATGATCAAGTCGATCGAGGGCTTCGGAATCGTCGTCGCCGTGATCCTCGGGATCATGAGCATCTACTCGCTCGGCGTGATGGCCGAGCGGCTCGTGACCTACTCCCGCGCCAACAAGGCGTCCCGCCAGTACGCGGCCAGCCTGCGCGACCTCCTCCCCGGCGGGAAGTTCGGTGACGCCGTGGAGCTCTCGAGGAAGCTGAAGCGGGGCCACCTCCCCAAGGTGCTCGGCCTGGCGATCGAGGAGTACAGCCGCGGCGTCGAGGCGCTGCACACCCGCGGCCCCAAGGACGTGGGCGACTTCGACGTCATCGCCGCCGTGAACCGCGCCGTGGAGCGGAGCTCGCTCCGCACGGTGAACGATCTCCGCCGCGGCCTCGGCTCGCTCGCCACGATCGGCTCGACGGCTCCGTTCGTCGGCCTCCTCGGCACGGTGTGGGGCATCATCAAGGCCTTCCAGAACATGGCGGCCACCGGCTCCGGCGGTCTCGGCACGGTGTCCGGCGCGATCGCCGAGGCGCTCATCAACACCGCCTTCGGCCTCCTCGTCGCGATCCCGGCGGTCATGATGTTCAACTACCTCACGAACCGCGTCGAGGACATGCAGGTCGACATCACCGACTCCGCCACGGAGCTCGTCGACTTCTTCATGAAGGAGGGGCGCGGCGAGGCGAGGTAG
- a CDS encoding energy transducer TonB, producing the protein MFDEVTKKEGGKAAARRAGYVFGSTVFQGILIAAVIFASAAIKAKVIDEPVVDVKFVKTAPPPPPPPPPPAPPAARKRPPESKPRTDLPKPPPPQALIQPQEIQPEMKAPDPNEAPEPEYDYGDVGEGEGVVGGVVGAQAANDIEDAPAYATAGYRKPQMKEPGCVQRSVRIPQQLAGYISGPITVKFAIRPDGVPSRFEVMGTVPDQRISTSIWQAVQSCKWVPGADAQGRPVAIWVILPIRFTSG; encoded by the coding sequence GTGTTCGACGAAGTCACGAAGAAGGAAGGCGGTAAGGCCGCCGCGCGACGCGCGGGCTACGTCTTCGGCTCTACGGTTTTCCAGGGAATCCTGATCGCGGCGGTCATCTTCGCGTCGGCGGCGATCAAGGCGAAGGTCATCGACGAGCCGGTCGTCGACGTGAAGTTCGTCAAGACCGCGCCGCCCCCGCCCCCGCCTCCTCCTCCGCCCGCCCCCCCGGCGGCGCGGAAGCGTCCGCCGGAGTCGAAGCCGCGGACCGATCTCCCCAAGCCGCCTCCTCCGCAGGCGCTGATCCAGCCGCAGGAGATCCAGCCCGAGATGAAGGCGCCGGATCCCAACGAGGCTCCCGAGCCGGAGTACGACTACGGCGACGTCGGCGAGGGCGAGGGGGTGGTCGGCGGCGTCGTCGGCGCGCAGGCCGCCAACGACATCGAGGACGCGCCGGCCTACGCCACCGCGGGCTATCGCAAGCCGCAGATGAAGGAGCCGGGGTGCGTGCAGCGGTCGGTCCGCATCCCGCAGCAGCTCGCGGGGTACATCTCGGGTCCGATCACCGTGAAGTTCGCCATCCGCCCGGACGGCGTCCCTAGCCGGTTCGAGGTGATGGGCACGGTCCCGGACCAGCGCATCTCGACCTCGATCTGGCAGGCGGTCCAGAGCTGCAAGTGGGTCCCCGGCGCCGACGCGCAGGGCCGCCCGGTGGCGATCTGGGTCATCCTCCCCATCCGCTTCACCTCGGGCTGA